The genomic DNA AGCATTTTCTTTACAAGAAGTAAACGCAATTAAGCATAATGTGCTTAATCCTAATATTATTTTTTTCATTGTTAAATTTTTTGTCATTCTCGACGTAAAAATAGTAATTATTTAATCTATTAAAAACTTTTATTAACTTCTTAACAGATAACAGAATTAAAGTAATCCTCTACCTATCTTATTTAATTTCCCCGCTGCATCATATTCTTTAACCAATTTATCTAAAATACCGTTTATAAATATGCTACTTTTTGGTGTTGAATACTCTTTAGCAATTTCTAAATATTCATTAATAGTTACTTTGACAGGGATTGATGGAAAGTTATTCAATTCACTAATAGCCATTTGTAACAATACATAATCCACACTAGCAATACGATCTGAATCCCAATTTTTAGTTTTTGATTCAATCTCTTTATTTAATAACGATCTATTTAAAAGTGTTTTCTTAAATAAATCGACTGCAAACTTCTGGTCATCAGAATCTTTATATAATTTGGGAGTAAAATAATTTTCTGGTGAAGTTATTTTAACTTTTCGTAATAGTTTTAAAATGGTAGTATTTACCGTTGGAAGATCATCTAACCAGGTTAAGTTTTTATCTTCTAAATATTCATAAAGTTTCTCGTTAGGAGCAATGATATCTTTAAACACATCAACAATAAAATCTTTATCCTCTTTGAAGTCAGATACCCTTGTTTTCATATAATCTTTATACAAATCACTTTTAATAATTGCTTTAAAAATAACATCTACATACTCCCCATCTAATTCCCAGTTATTTATTTTGTGAGCTCCTAATTGATCATTTAACTGTAAATTATCAATTAAAAGATTAAGCAATTCATTATTTACAAACTTCTTGTTAGGGTCTTTATCTTCCTTGGTTGCTAAATGTTTTTTTTGTTTTTTTTGTAAATCGTCTTCTGCTCTTTTTTGAACTTCTAGCAATAACGAGATTAATAAGAGGTACAAGTTGTACATATTATCTATACTAAATAGCAAGAATTTCTGATCTTTTGAAAAATCATCACTTTCACTTCCTTTAAAAGCATAAAGGGTTTGCATTACTTTTACACGAATATGTCTTCTATTTAGCATAATTACAAAGAACTTAAATTAAAAAATATGAAAGTGTTTCACTGTTTTTTCCGCTGCAAAAGTAATACTATTTTGAAAAGTAATTATATATTTTGTTTTAATTATTAGAATAATATTTTAAACTATATTTAACAATTACCTATTGCAAATACATCCCTTTTATTATCATTAATACATTATATTTGCTCTCCCATTGCTTCAAGCTAAATGAAAGAATTACAACATCTAAATAAATACTTCTTAAAATACAAAACACACCTTTTAATAGGTATGGTAATTACTGTTGTAGCTAGAATTTTTCTACTCTTCACGCCACGCTATGTAAAACAGATTTTTATTGTGGTTGAAAACGCTTTAAAAGGAGTCATTACCGAAGCCGTTTTTAAAGCAGAGTTATTAGAAGCTATCCTTTATATTGTTGGGGCTGCTATAATAGGTGGTATTCTTACCTTTTTTATGCGCCAAACCATTATTAATGTATCACGTTACATAGAGTTTGATTTAAAGAATGAGATTTATGATCAATATCAAAAACTCTCTTTAAATTTTTATAAAAAGAATAGAACTGGAGATTTAATGAACCGTATTACCGAAGATGTTGGTAGAGTTCGTATGTATGCTGGTCCAGCTATTATGTATAGTATCAATACGTTTGCTCTGTTTGTTGTTGTGATTATATATATGATTAATGCATCGCCAAAATTAACACTATACACCGTTCTGCCATTACCTATTCTTTCTGTTATTATATATAAGTTAAGCAAAGAAATACATAAACGTAGTACTATAGTTCAAGAATACCTATCTAAACTTTCTACATTCACTCAGGAGTCTTTTAGTGGTATTTCTGTGATTAAAGCCTATGGTATTGAGCCACAAACGTCAACAAATTTTAAATCGCTAGCTTTTGAAAGCAGAGAAAAACAAATCAGTTTAGCAAAAGTACAAGCTTGGTTTTTCCCAATGATGATTTTACTTATTGGTACAAGTAATTTACTTGTAATTTATATTGGTGGGATGCAATATATTAATGGTGAAATTGAAAGTATAGGAACCATAGCAGAATTTATTATTTATGTAAATATGCTTACGTGGCCAGTGGCAACGGTTGGCTGGGTTACTTCTATTGTACAACAAGCTGCTGCATCGCAAAAGCGAATTAATGAGTTTTTAAAGATTGAACCAGAAATTAAAAACACCATAAATACCAATACAGAAATTACTGGTGATATTAGTTTTAGTAAGGTGTCTTTTACTTACGATGATACAAATATTCAAGCCTTAAAAGGTATTAGTTTTAATATAAAATCTGGTGAAACCCTAGCCATTATAGGCAAAACAGGGTCTGGAAAATCTACTATTTTAGATTTAATAGGTAGGCTATATGATATAGATGAAGGTGATATTATTATAAATAAAACAAAAATTAAAAATCTTAATTTAAATAATTTAAGGGATCATATTGGCTATGTACCACAGGATGCCTTCTTATTTTCAGATTCTATAAAGAATAATATCAAGTTTGGAAAAGAAGATGCGACTGACGATGATGTTATTAATGCTGCAAAAAATGCTCAAGTACATAAAAATATTGTTAAGTTTAATAATGGTTATGATACCGTACTAGGAGAACGAGGCATCACGCTTTCTGGTGGACAAAAGCAACGTGTATCCATTGCCAGAGCTATTATAAAATCGCCTAAAATATTACTTTTTGATGATTGTTTATCTGCTGTAGATACCGAAACCGAAGAAAAAATATTGAAAAACCTCAATAAAATATCAAAAGGAAAAACAACAATTATTGTAAGTCATAGAGTGTCTTCTGCTAAAAATGCTGATAAAATTATTGTATTGGATGATGGTAAAATTGTACAGGAAGGCACACATGAAACGCTTATAAATATAGATGGATACTATAAACATCTATATTTAAAACAATTAAGTGAAACGACTTCAAATTAATTTTAAACTTACTTAAATCCAGTCAAATAAAGCGTCATTATTTTTCAATTTAATGCAATAAAAGACAAGATTAAAAAAAGAAACTTCATAATTTGTTGGTTAGTATCTGTTTTTTTTAGATTTTTGATAACCAATTAACGATAATTTAAATAAATTTCTATACACTATGAACAATAATGATATGATGGAG from Flavivirga abyssicola includes the following:
- a CDS encoding ABC transporter ATP-binding protein translates to MKELQHLNKYFLKYKTHLLIGMVITVVARIFLLFTPRYVKQIFIVVENALKGVITEAVFKAELLEAILYIVGAAIIGGILTFFMRQTIINVSRYIEFDLKNEIYDQYQKLSLNFYKKNRTGDLMNRITEDVGRVRMYAGPAIMYSINTFALFVVVIIYMINASPKLTLYTVLPLPILSVIIYKLSKEIHKRSTIVQEYLSKLSTFTQESFSGISVIKAYGIEPQTSTNFKSLAFESREKQISLAKVQAWFFPMMILLIGTSNLLVIYIGGMQYINGEIESIGTIAEFIIYVNMLTWPVATVGWVTSIVQQAAASQKRINEFLKIEPEIKNTINTNTEITGDISFSKVSFTYDDTNIQALKGISFNIKSGETLAIIGKTGSGKSTILDLIGRLYDIDEGDIIINKTKIKNLNLNNLRDHIGYVPQDAFLFSDSIKNNIKFGKEDATDDDVINAAKNAQVHKNIVKFNNGYDTVLGERGITLSGGQKQRVSIARAIIKSPKILLFDDCLSAVDTETEEKILKNLNKISKGKTTIIVSHRVSSAKNADKIIVLDDGKIVQEGTHETLINIDGYYKHLYLKQLSETTSN
- the nusB gene encoding transcription antitermination factor NusB, encoding MLNRRHIRVKVMQTLYAFKGSESDDFSKDQKFLLFSIDNMYNLYLLLISLLLEVQKRAEDDLQKKQKKHLATKEDKDPNKKFVNNELLNLLIDNLQLNDQLGAHKINNWELDGEYVDVIFKAIIKSDLYKDYMKTRVSDFKEDKDFIVDVFKDIIAPNEKLYEYLEDKNLTWLDDLPTVNTTILKLLRKVKITSPENYFTPKLYKDSDDQKFAVDLFKKTLLNRSLLNKEIESKTKNWDSDRIASVDYVLLQMAISELNNFPSIPVKVTINEYLEIAKEYSTPKSSIFINGILDKLVKEYDAAGKLNKIGRGLL